The DNA sequence AGCAATTCTGGTAGAATTGGTTGTCCCAGTTTGCTCGCCGCAAGGTTTTTTGCTGTGAATGAAGGCAAAATTTATAAGGTCAGAGAGAAACATGATAGCCACGAAAAAGAGTGCAAAAGAGTGGTGCAAAAAGACTGGCCGACAGTGTTTCAGGACCGGCAAAAAATACACCCAAGAGAAGCAAGTATAGTTATTAAGATTTAAACATGAAAGCATTAATCTCGAGGAAAAATTCATCATCAATATCAACTTAGTGCTGAATCATAAAGAATTAAGAATCAAATGAAAGAGCCACACCTAAATCACATTCCAAGAACAGAAGGTTATATGAACGAACACAAACCAATTACAGAACTCACACTAATTGAACACAAATTTCAGCAAATACCCAGAATAAATAGCAATAACTTAACCATAACCCAGACCCAAATCACAAAAAGCGGCAAAGATAACCTCAATCCCACTTAAATCCAAACAACCAGATGACCCAATCTCTCAAATATCACCAACTAATGATTAAGGCAGctacaaaacagaaaacaaaaatgtgagTTCTAATTGAATTCATTTACATATACCCTACACCATTAAGACTTAGTAATAAATTTATATTCCTGTATTccataaagaaaagaaactcaTCATGTAGAACAATTATAGGTACATAATGATTTGATAAGATAACACTTAAACTGAGCAAGACCTTGCTATTGCACCAGCATGGTAGCAAAGcgtaaattattttaatcaGGTACATACCAATTGGTTGTGAATTTTCTGACTGCAGGTTGTTGAAATACCAGCCACAACAATCTTAACATCAACCTCGTCCTGCAAGGAAATGAAGTTAAACGTAAAACAGATCATTCTGGGAACACATGTAACCTAAAAAATGTTATGCATTAAACTTGTGCTTCCAAGCATATATTCAATATGACTTGTCCTGGATTTTCTTCTTATATTAAAGAAACCATGATTATTGTTGCGTATACCTTAAGCTCTGATAGTAGCATAGATACAGCCCAATAAGCAGGGTCTTCTGTGCTTTGCACGATAAACGTAAACTCTAAGGGACCACCATAGAGAGAAGTGACCTGTTTTcgttaattaaacaaaatagtTCAGACCATATTGGAAGAAAACCTAGGATACAAATTCAACCTATTAAATCAGTTAGCAGAAGGATTTTGAACACTTCACCAGATAAGACATCCCTACAGTGCAAATACAGAAATTTAGATATGTccatcaaaagaaaatatagtttaactATGTTAATCTAACATCACAAAGATATTGAGTTTCCAAGTCTCAGAGCCAATAGAGTGTAATTTGAACTTCTTATGAAGCAAAACCTAATTTTTCAACtcgaaaataatacaaaaacatGATTGGCTTTGACCACTCTCATTCCAAATGTTCTAGCGCAGCCCCCTGACTCAAGGGCTCACCAAATGGGTTTTCGATTTCTGTATGAAATTATAAGCCTAAGTAATGTTTGATTACATATTGAATCATCAAGAGCAGGATTCATATGTCCCCTTCCTTGCACAGAACCTAAATATGATTGACATGTTCTCAGCACGATTCACTAACAAATGCATAATGTGATCTATGAAATGCCGACAAGCAATACTTCGAATCGAAGAATTTCGCAATCCCAGAAGCCGAATTCAAATGCCGGCAAGCAATTGATCCCAGAAGCGGCCCCAAATAACAAATTGAAacccaacaaaaagaaaattttcaagtgaatttctcggcaaccaaacggaCCCGGATCTGAACGAAACATAAAATGccgaaaaaaaatctaaattttaagGGAAAAATAACAAACCTGGATCTGAACGAAAACTGCTAGCGTGCTGCAGAACGctctctccctccccctctATCTCTCCTCCTCTCTGTAAGCCGCATGCCTTCCCCTCACCAAATCCCACACTGAGCGGTCGATCCCACCGAATACAATCCTAACTTGTCCCAAACCCAAACTGACAACAATGCCCACCCAACTTTTGCCCCCAACCGTGCAATGTTAACCCTAAACGGGCATTCCCGTTATTCGAACCAATGGGAGCTTCGTAAAAAAGCTGAAATATGCAAACctactggtttggtactaagctcattttataaaaagtgggtataaaaaaaattgaattcaaaaatgtgtttgataaatatttaaaaatagcttattttcacagttttagatataagaaaaaaaaaaactgaaaacatgaagtagcaaaaatgagtttattttatcagcacagcagaaacagttttttttccaaaacacatcaataccaaaccaaagGCCGACAGTGGCATGATCGTAATTAAACTGaaattcatacccaaacacattactttagtctaaagaaggCTTTTCAATTGCACTGTACAAATGAATAGTTTTTGGATCCCAATTTCACACTATTTACGGACATGCCATTGCTCCAAGGATTTTgcctgggtttttttttttttttcagggttAGTTGTATGGGCTTTTGCGGGTTTGGGCTGTTACTGGGTTGGTGGGTTTTGTTTGTGGTTGGGTTTTTCGGATGGAAGGCCGACACGGGCAGGCCTAGCCTGCAACGATACCAGCGAGAAGAGAGGAGGGGGTGTCGTGTGATgcgagagagaagagagagaggaggagtcGTCCGATGGCAGAGAGGAGGACTCCCGGAAGGAAAAATTTGAGGAGAGAGGAATGGGTAAGATGAGCAAAGCAATAGGTAGGCCTGCCCggaatttgggttttgttttttcttggtGAGATCTGCTTTAGAGAAGCGGTGAGGCATGAAGGGACGCCTAAACCGAGGGTTGGTTTCAGAGATTTGGTTCCAGCTGGAAGCTATCTCTGTAAGCATTGATGAGGATTTCTCCCAGCTGGCAGCTTCAATTCCTTTCAAAGCTAAGTGTCCCTTTTGAACTGAATTTTCCCTTATTTCATTGTTTCTGGTTTGAACCTGCTTAGAAACctgttttttttcttgctttgtttTCTGTCTGGTTCTAGTTCGGTTATTCAACTTTTAGTTGGGAGTGCAagatttgtttttaaattattaaattgggACAGAAAAACATATATTTTGTGCTGCTTTCTTCACTGTCTGATAATACCACTTCCTcttcatttctctttttcttcctgttGTGTTGGTCTTTCAGTGTTATAGCTTCTCTGCAGAAATCAAAGTGTATGCAATTTGCTCCTTTTTGTTCATTACCCTATTATTTGTTGTTGTGCTGACCCTATGAATCAAATAGTCAGTTTTTTTATCCCTCTAAAATACATTATGCATCTGGTTTTTGTTCATTCATATATGATGCAATGTGAATCATTTCCTGACAAATATGTTGAGATATGTTATTTTTTGTAGCAAATTATGGTTGCTGTTGTTAGAAATAGATTTAATGTTTCTGTTTGGTTTGATTATAGCTTATGTCTTTTAACAAGCATGCTtttaaagttgctgtcaagtgttTCTCATCGTAAACATGATCAACAACTTTGGCTTTCTTTGCGTTTTGCGTgataaaaacaacaaatatattGATCTTCAAAaccagggtttagggttgactGTCATTCGATGTATAGAATTTCAccccttttatttgtttttttaatatttcaatcCTCTTTCAGAATACTAATCCAAATTTATTAACCAGGTGATTTTTCACTCAATCCCGAAGTTCGTATTTCTCAGATTGGTGTTGTGTGCAGATTACTGGTGGTCAGCTTGCTAAAGCATTGTATTTAGGTGAAGGTATTTGACCTCCTGATCAGTATTCAAACTTAACTTTTTGTCATATATTTTCAACAGATATTGTAGTTAATCAATTCGTCCCTGACGTGTTGAACTTaagtgaaaattttaaattcaagtttgaaAATCTTCTTTTTGGTGAAGCTATTTGTACAAGTAAAGAGACTAGGAATGGCAACAGACAGGGTAGGCTGGGTATTCGCATCCCGCCTCAGCCTCTAAATAGGGCACTGACAACTTTTCATTGTTTAACTTTTCCCTCCCTTAGATAGTTGCATATGTTTGTTAATCTGCTTCTTACACATGTTGGGTCCTAATGGTGTAGGTGGGTTGCCGGATGCATGTGCATATTACTCAAATAGACGAAGCTAAGAATGACTTGGTATTGAGTGAGAAGGAAGCTTGGGTCAGTTGGATTTCgacatttaatttattcatgttTTTTGTTGCTTGCTATGTTCTCTCATTGTTTGTTCTGAGATTCTGTGATCTTAATTCTCATAAGAACTGACATTGGTTTGCCATATAATGTTTCAGGAACTGTTATACCTTTAAGGATGGAACACTTTTAGAAGGAACTGTCAAGAAAATCTTTCCATATGAAGCCCAAGTGAGGATATGAGAATCTAACAGGAGGTATAATGACTTTCAAACTTCCGTGTGTAATTACCTCCATAAGTGTGGTTACAAGTTgagccttttctttgttttgtttttggttgaagctttcCACGCCTTCTTTGTATTCTTTTTCCTGTTTGTTGACAAATAAGatcatgtttatttttcttctaattttgagtgtgtgtgtgtatatatatatacatatatatatttctctCCACCTGCCAGTATCATTCTGGCAGTTTCCTCCTGTCTGATAactctgtttttatttttttcctgtttGTGGTTTTTAGTCTTTGTCATTTAATTGGTGAAGCTTTGCTGGCATCTCTATTCCGGCAGTGTGTGATTAGTGCTAATGGAATTTCAGCATTGTTTCTGAGCTATTATTTTCGTCGTTGTTCTGTGAGTTAGTGCTAATGGATTTGCTGTGTTTGCGGTTATCAGAAACTTGGATCGTTGGATGGAGCACTTGGTCCTTTGGCTTTTGAGGTATATTTGTTTACGGTGGTTTCATGACtgttgttactttttttttcttgctcaCGTCGAGACTGGATTTGGCTATGTAATTGTGGCATCCTTTGACTATGTATGACCACGATAACAGTGGAATGTATAATTGCTATGTCTTTAAGTTGGTGTAATGTTAATGGTTTGCAAATGCTTCGGAGACCATCTATTGCCATCAATAAAATTGTCATCGATGAAATTGGGGAAGAAATTTCGAGAAATAATGTTAATGGTTTGTAGAATTATTATTAACAAGCTTTTGTTGCTCCcattgtttgttaatttttattaacaaGTTTTAAGGCACAGACCCATTAGTTATTGATGGTTATTGGCGCAAGGCCATTATTGTTTCACCGCTGGTGAGATTGTGTTGTTTCTTGAAGATTTTTTGGGTAAGGTTCATGCtgtgtgcattttttttttttttttttgtattttttgtgtttcttgCAATCATAAAGTGGGTTGAGCTTGgttcatggaaaaaaaaaaaaaacaacaaatttattGACTTTTGGACGTGTTTCACTTAAAAACAACAAGTTGTGATGTGTTTGTCGTTGTAAACATGATCGGGAACTTTGGCTTTCGATGGGTTTCGCATGATAAAAACGGAAAATATATTGAGCTTGAAAATAAGGGTTTAGGTTTCACTGTCTTTCCATGTATAGAATTTTACCCCTACTTTTGGTTTctttatgatttcaattatcTTTCAGTAACCTAATCCCTAAACTTATTAAATTCATTGACCAGGTGATTTTGGATTCAATCCCGAAGTTCCTATTTCTCGGATTGGTGTTGTGTGCTCCTTTCTGGTGGTCAGATTGGTAAATCATTGCATTTTACTAAAAGTATTTGACCTGC is a window from the Pyrus communis chromosome 16, drPyrComm1.1, whole genome shotgun sequence genome containing:
- the LOC137721511 gene encoding uncharacterized protein isoform X1, with protein sequence MSYLVTSLYGGPLEFTFIVQSTEDPAYWAVSMLLSELKDEVDVKIVVAGISTTCSQKIHNQLQKTLRRANWDNQFYQNCWRIPQPRSSSTARSMLRVETAIAPMLARAATPFQGLPIYAFLSRSHNLDNSRTLHQIENQHILFSS